Proteins encoded in a region of the Quercus lobata isolate SW786 chromosome 8, ValleyOak3.0 Primary Assembly, whole genome shotgun sequence genome:
- the LOC115957070 gene encoding uncharacterized protein LOC115957070 has product MDGFDDEQVPEQVEFNAKSDMRNVVLKEMKFPNAKVFRVALREYAIKKPIDIKFKLNEKTKISVHYKNGCGWRCYASQISGELTFQIKTLTDDCTCPKSFKNSQATSAYVAKRFIEDFSKNSKLGVYRLKRKAKDLINGDEQLQYGVLRDYAQMITTVDKGSRVILQTEMAEETSQPKFKTMYVRFNAQKVGFLGGCRPFIGLDGCHIKHRFGGQILSATAKDANDNIFSVAMAVVEQETRESWIWFLEIFADDIGRPEELQLVFISDRQKGLELKDALWRCAAATTIREFERCMQYIRDLDEKAYEYLANIAPAQWTRSHFTLRALTDCLVESKAFSTTPASSFLYEVGSQHERHIVDLVKKTCTYRSWDLNGIPCKHAITAIYTNIETPEDYTHPCYFKETYMEIYKKVLPPMPGQSEWAKTG; this is encoded by the exons ATGGATGGGTTTGATGATGAGCAGGTACCTGAGCAAGTAGAGTTTAATGCTAAGAGTGACATGAGAAATGTTGTACTGAAGGAGATGAAGTTCCCTAATGCAAAGGTCTTCAGAGTTGCTTTGAGGGAGTATGCAATCAAAAAACctattgacatcaaattcaagcttaatgagaagaccaagatatcAGTTCACTACAAGAATGGGTGTGGGTGGAGATGTTATGCATCTCAAATAAGTGGAGAGctaacatttcaaattaagACCTTGACTGATGACTGTACTTGTCCCAAGTCTTTCAAAAACAGCCAAGCAACATCAGCTTATGTTGCTAAGAGGTTCATTgaggattttagcaaaaattccaaattagGAG TGTATAGGTTAAAGAGAAAGGCAAAGGATTTGATAAATGGAGATGAGCAACTGCAATATGGTGTCCTTAGGGACTATGCACAAATGATAACCACTGTAGACAAGGGGAGTAGGGTTATACTGCAGACAGAAATGGCTGAGGAGACTTCCCAGCCAAAATTTAAGACGATGTATGTTAGATTCAATGCTCAAAAGGTAGGATTTTTAGGTGGATGCAGGCCATTTATAGGTTTAGATGGTTGTCACATAAAGCACAGATTTGGTGGGCAAATCTTATCTGCCACTGCCAAGGATGCAAATGACAACATTTTTTCAGTAGCCATGGCTGTTGTGGAACAAGAAACCAGGGAGTCTTGGATatggtttttggaaatttttgctgATGATATAGGGAGGCCAGAGGAGCTTCAGTTGGTCTTCATTTCTGATAGGCAAAAG GGATTGGAGCTGAAGGATGCATTGTGGAGGTGTGCTGCTGCCACAACAATAAGGGAGTTTGAGAGATGCATGCAGTACATAAgggatttggatgaaaaggCATATGAGTATCTTGCAAACATTGCACCTGCACAGTGGACAAGGTCACACTTCACTCTTAGGGCTTTAACAGATTGTTTG GTTGAAAGTAAGGCATTTAGTACTACCCCAGCTAGTAGTTTCCTTTATGAGGTAGGCAGTCAGCATGAAAGGCATATAGTTGATTTGGTGAAGAAGACATGTACCTATAGGTCTTGGGATTTAAATGGCATTCCCTGCAAACATGCCATAACAGCCATTTATACAAACATTGAGACACCAGAAGACTATACCCACCCATGCTACttcaaagaaacttacatgGAGATATACAAGAAGGTACTTCCTCCCATGCCTGGCCAGTCAGAATGGGCTAAGACTGGATAG